In Hwangdonia lutea, a single window of DNA contains:
- a CDS encoding GH92 family glycosyl hydrolase, protein MNKYTWIWVCTLGFLSYIHAQKPVDYVNPFIGTSNFGATNPGAIAPRGMASVSPFNVAGPQNLPLEKDSGWLSNPYVNENTFLTGFSHVNLSGVGCPDLGVILTMPTTGELKTNHLEYGSTYDYELAKPGYYSVMLSKYNVKTEVTATTRVGVSKYSFPKGQSNILINLGLGLTNEEGATVKIVSPTEIEGMRNVGSFCYYKPEESYPVYFVAKFSKPADDFGVWKTPRTYEGVEAQWMPYNGKTRLYKNYRKEVIGDSIGSYFTYHFEKPTEVEVKIGVSYVSIENARENLEKETQSLTFNEIYKNTASKWNDLLSKIEVEGGTKDDKTIFYTALYHTLIHPNTLNDVNGEYPTMAKRETAKTDGTRFTVFSFWDTYRNLHQLMSLVYPKQQSDMVKSMLNIYDESGWLPKWELNATETTTMVGDPAGIVLADTYLRGIQDFDIEKAYEAMRKSATQLENNPLRPGIKDYIEKGYLTTKTTKSGSVSTTQEYNISDFAIAQLAKTLSKKADYKLFSRRSVTYRNLFDKEFNLLRPKNDDGSWYAPFDPNKGANFEKNLGFIEGNSWQYTFMVAHDTKYLMKLMGGKKNYVDKLDEVFDKNQFDMANEPDIAYPYLYNYAQGYEWKTQERVTSLINEYFTNKPAGLPGNDDTGTMSAWLIYSMMGIYPVSPADPIYTLTTPRFNKITIHLDNRYYKNNTLVIDKNGTGKLESFTINGKTNKSFFVSHEALTNAPKIQFNLKE, encoded by the coding sequence ATGAATAAATATACTTGGATATGGGTTTGTACTCTCGGATTTTTGTCGTACATCCATGCACAAAAACCTGTCGATTACGTAAATCCGTTTATAGGTACTTCAAACTTTGGAGCCACAAATCCGGGTGCCATTGCACCAAGGGGAATGGCAAGTGTATCGCCCTTTAACGTGGCTGGACCGCAAAATTTACCACTTGAAAAAGATAGCGGTTGGTTATCCAATCCGTATGTAAACGAAAACACCTTTTTAACAGGCTTTTCCCATGTGAACTTAAGCGGTGTGGGCTGCCCCGATTTGGGCGTTATTTTAACGATGCCAACCACGGGCGAACTTAAAACCAATCATTTGGAGTATGGGAGCACTTACGATTATGAGCTTGCAAAACCCGGATACTACAGCGTAATGCTATCAAAATACAACGTAAAAACAGAAGTTACGGCTACAACACGTGTAGGTGTGAGTAAGTACTCCTTCCCTAAAGGACAATCAAATATTTTAATCAATTTAGGATTAGGGTTGACCAATGAAGAAGGTGCCACAGTTAAAATCGTATCGCCCACCGAAATTGAAGGCATGCGCAATGTGGGTTCCTTTTGTTATTACAAACCCGAAGAATCTTATCCGGTGTATTTTGTAGCAAAATTTAGTAAACCTGCCGATGATTTTGGAGTATGGAAAACACCGAGAACCTATGAAGGCGTGGAAGCACAGTGGATGCCTTACAACGGTAAAACACGCTTGTACAAAAATTACCGAAAAGAAGTAATCGGCGATAGCATTGGTAGCTATTTTACCTATCATTTTGAAAAACCTACAGAAGTTGAGGTAAAGATAGGCGTGTCTTACGTAAGTATTGAAAACGCTCGTGAAAACCTTGAAAAAGAAACTCAATCGTTAACCTTTAACGAGATTTATAAAAACACCGCTTCAAAATGGAACGATTTATTGTCTAAAATAGAAGTTGAAGGCGGCACAAAAGATGATAAAACCATTTTTTATACGGCATTATACCACACTTTAATTCACCCAAATACCTTGAATGATGTGAATGGCGAATACCCAACTATGGCAAAACGCGAAACCGCTAAAACAGATGGTACGCGCTTTACGGTATTTTCGTTTTGGGATACTTACAGAAATCTGCATCAATTGATGTCGTTGGTTTACCCGAAACAACAATCGGATATGGTAAAAAGCATGCTCAATATTTACGATGAAAGTGGTTGGTTGCCTAAATGGGAACTCAATGCCACCGAAACCACAACCATGGTGGGCGATCCCGCAGGCATTGTTTTGGCCGATACCTATTTACGAGGTATTCAAGATTTTGATATTGAAAAAGCGTATGAGGCCATGCGAAAAAGTGCCACCCAATTAGAAAATAACCCATTGCGACCAGGTATTAAAGATTATATTGAAAAAGGCTATTTAACCACAAAAACCACAAAAAGCGGTTCGGTTTCTACCACCCAAGAATATAATATTAGTGATTTTGCCATAGCGCAATTGGCAAAAACATTGAGTAAAAAAGCCGATTATAAATTGTTCTCAAGGCGTTCGGTGACGTATAGAAATCTGTTTGATAAAGAATTCAATTTACTGCGCCCTAAAAACGACGATGGCTCGTGGTACGCGCCTTTCGATCCGAATAAAGGTGCTAATTTCGAAAAGAATTTAGGTTTTATTGAAGGCAATTCGTGGCAATACACCTTTATGGTGGCTCACGACACCAAGTATTTAATGAAGCTGATGGGCGGTAAAAAAAATTACGTTGACAAACTCGATGAAGTTTTTGATAAAAACCAATTTGATATGGCCAACGAACCCGATATCGCTTACCCATATTTATACAATTACGCCCAAGGTTACGAGTGGAAAACCCAAGAGCGGGTAACGAGTTTAATTAACGAATATTTTACCAACAAACCAGCTGGTTTACCGGGGAATGATGACACAGGAACCATGAGCGCGTGGTTAATTTACAGCATGATGGGTATTTATCCCGTATCGCCCGCAGACCCAATTTATACTTTAACCACACCAAGATTCAATAAAATAACCATTCATTTAGACAATCGATATTATAAGAATAATACATTGGTTATCGATAAAAACGGCACGGGCAAATTAGAGTCTTTTACCATTAACGGCAAAACGAATAAGTCCTTTTTTGTGAGTCATGAAGCGCTTACCAACGCACCAAAAATTCAGTTTAATCTAAAGGAATAA
- a CDS encoding DUF4838 domain-containing protein, with amino-acid sequence MFKSFCSYALKTFNGLLIVFLMYSCEDKTITLVHDGASDYDIVFLGEATQSAYQSAEILQNYIQKISDVKLDIVDESSQNANKHKIYVGNVADEKLSKHQIQIKTNQDNIFIFGGSDEAIRNAVYEFLELYLDCKWYAPNVEDVPKQSTINLNKNLNYAYTPKITTRTVHSRLFYENERFAAQHKVTTKAFPYYVPSARVHTFNKFVPEEEFYKSNPEYFALRGNKRLPTQLCLTNATVLEMVKDSVRSLFKQYPEASVISVSGNDNTQFCECGKCKTIDEEEGSHAGTMIRFVNEIAKSFPEKTISTLAYQYTRKPCKTKPLKNVLITLCSIECDRSAPITEKCTDFADDLKGWSKLTDNIRIWDYTTQFTNFLAPFPNFKTLQPNIQFFRDHNTKWVFEQHSNNPSELFELRSYLMAKLIWNPDASVDDLITEFTNGYYHEAGVFVKSYVDLIHKELKNYPDYFLFLYGDPSQAFNAFLSPNLLKQYVALFDEAESAVANKPDILKRVKVARLSIDYAVLEACRKGISVDFTITQNTKNLVENFMSVCNEANITLMNEMGYTVTDYGNAYLKSIEVALQPNMASGKKVTLLTQPKKYANEDPQALTDGALGGSNFYSNWLGFEGNHLEAIIDLDEKKEVKSISTAFLQVTNHIVFFPKKVTYYGSVDGKNYTKLGVVLNEFPLNKKSKINDIQYFNLSINPSQWRYIKIKAESLKQAPYWHHGAGLPSWIFADEVIIN; translated from the coding sequence ATGTTTAAATCATTTTGCTCATATGCACTAAAAACTTTTAATGGCTTATTAATTGTGTTTTTAATGTATTCTTGCGAAGACAAAACCATCACTTTAGTCCATGATGGCGCATCTGATTATGACATTGTTTTTTTGGGTGAAGCCACTCAGAGCGCATATCAATCTGCTGAAATCCTTCAAAATTACATTCAAAAAATTTCAGATGTAAAACTGGATATTGTTGATGAAAGCTCCCAAAATGCAAATAAGCATAAAATATACGTTGGTAATGTTGCGGATGAAAAACTAAGCAAACATCAAATACAAATAAAAACAAATCAAGATAATATATTTATTTTTGGTGGATCCGATGAAGCCATTAGAAACGCGGTTTACGAATTTCTGGAACTGTATTTAGACTGCAAATGGTACGCGCCAAATGTTGAAGATGTTCCAAAACAATCCACAATCAATTTAAACAAAAACTTAAACTATGCGTACACCCCAAAAATAACAACACGAACGGTTCATTCTAGGTTGTTTTATGAAAATGAACGTTTTGCGGCACAACATAAGGTAACCACCAAAGCCTTTCCGTATTACGTGCCATCAGCGCGGGTACACACGTTCAACAAATTTGTGCCTGAAGAAGAATTTTACAAATCGAACCCCGAATATTTTGCGCTTCGCGGAAACAAACGCTTACCAACACAGTTGTGTTTAACCAATGCTACGGTTTTAGAAATGGTAAAAGATTCGGTGAGGAGTTTGTTTAAGCAATACCCTGAAGCTTCGGTGATTTCGGTAAGTGGCAACGATAATACCCAATTTTGTGAATGCGGAAAATGCAAAACTATAGATGAAGAAGAAGGCAGTCATGCCGGCACGATGATTCGTTTTGTAAATGAAATTGCAAAATCTTTTCCAGAAAAAACCATATCAACTTTGGCATACCAATACACCAGAAAACCGTGTAAAACCAAACCTTTAAAGAATGTGTTGATTACCTTATGTTCCATAGAATGCGACAGAAGCGCGCCCATTACTGAAAAATGTACAGATTTTGCCGATGATTTAAAAGGCTGGAGCAAACTTACCGACAACATTAGAATTTGGGATTATACCACGCAGTTTACAAATTTTTTAGCACCATTTCCTAACTTTAAAACACTGCAACCCAATATTCAATTTTTTAGAGACCATAACACCAAATGGGTTTTTGAGCAACACAGTAATAACCCGAGTGAATTGTTCGAGTTACGCTCGTATCTCATGGCAAAATTGATTTGGAACCCTGATGCCAGTGTTGATGACCTTATTACGGAATTTACCAATGGCTATTATCACGAAGCTGGTGTTTTTGTAAAATCGTATGTTGATTTAATTCATAAAGAACTTAAAAATTACCCGGATTATTTCTTGTTTTTGTACGGCGATCCGTCGCAAGCATTTAATGCCTTTTTAAGCCCCAATTTATTAAAGCAATACGTCGCACTTTTTGATGAAGCTGAAAGTGCCGTAGCCAATAAACCTGATATTTTAAAGCGTGTAAAAGTGGCGCGGTTGAGTATAGATTATGCAGTTTTAGAGGCGTGCAGAAAAGGTATTTCTGTAGATTTTACCATAACCCAAAACACCAAAAATCTAGTCGAAAACTTTATGAGCGTTTGTAACGAGGCCAATATCACTTTAATGAACGAGATGGGTTATACGGTTACCGATTACGGCAATGCCTACTTAAAATCGATAGAAGTGGCTTTGCAACCTAACATGGCTTCGGGTAAAAAAGTAACGTTGTTAACGCAGCCAAAAAAATATGCCAACGAAGATCCACAAGCTTTAACCGATGGCGCTTTGGGCGGAAGTAATTTCTATTCCAATTGGCTGGGATTTGAGGGCAATCATTTGGAAGCGATTATCGATTTAGATGAAAAAAAGGAAGTAAAATCCATCTCAACGGCTTTCTTGCAAGTGACCAATCACATCGTTTTCTTTCCCAAAAAAGTCACCTATTACGGTTCGGTTGATGGGAAAAACTATACTAAGTTAGGCGTGGTTTTAAATGAATTTCCGCTAAACAAAAAAAGTAAAATAAACGATATTCAGTATTTTAATTTAAGCATCAATCCGTCACAATGGCGGTATATAAAAATTAAGGCAGAAAGCTTAAAACAAGCTCCGTATTGGCACCACGGTGCTGGCTTACCGTCGTGGATTTTTGCAGATGAAGTAATTATAAACTAA
- a CDS encoding endonuclease/exonuclease/phosphatase family protein produces the protein MTYNIKYDNPNGGENKWALRKDFLSNQIAYNNPDILGIQEGWHHQVQYLDSVFVDYNYIGVGRDDGKTKGEYSAIFYNKEKFSVLKEGTFWLSKTPHKISVGWDAAMERICTYGWFEDKATKQQFFVFNTHFDHIGKLARVNSAALILEKTAALNPDHLPVIVMGDFNLKPESKPIELLSKALNDSKEVSVAKSFGPTGTYNGFKFNKPILDRIDYIFTSKEQIKVLKYAVLSDSKDCKYPSDHLPVVIHLEFITPQNN, from the coding sequence ATGACCTATAATATAAAATACGACAACCCCAATGGCGGCGAAAATAAATGGGCGTTGCGAAAAGATTTTTTAAGCAATCAAATAGCATATAACAACCCCGATATTTTAGGGATACAAGAAGGCTGGCATCACCAAGTACAGTATTTAGATAGCGTTTTTGTTGATTATAATTACATTGGCGTTGGTCGCGATGATGGTAAAACAAAAGGTGAATACAGCGCCATTTTTTATAACAAAGAAAAATTTAGTGTTTTAAAAGAAGGCACATTTTGGTTGAGTAAAACACCCCATAAAATTTCGGTTGGTTGGGATGCCGCTATGGAACGCATTTGCACTTACGGATGGTTTGAAGACAAAGCAACAAAACAGCAGTTTTTTGTTTTTAACACGCATTTTGACCACATTGGGAAATTGGCAAGAGTAAATAGTGCGGCATTGATTCTTGAAAAAACAGCCGCATTAAATCCTGATCATTTGCCTGTAATCGTTATGGGAGATTTCAATTTAAAACCAGAGTCAAAACCCATTGAATTGCTTTCAAAAGCTTTAAATGATTCCAAAGAAGTAAGTGTAGCAAAATCTTTTGGGCCAACGGGTACCTATAACGGGTTTAAATTTAACAAACCGATTTTAGATAGAATCGATTATATTTTTACAAGTAAAGAACAAATAAAAGTATTAAAATATGCAGTGTTAAGTGATTCTAAAGATTGTAAATATCCTTCCGATCATCTACCTGTTGTTATTCATTTGGAATTT